A window of the Desulfobacula toluolica Tol2 genome harbors these coding sequences:
- a CDS encoding 4Fe-4S dicluster domain-containing protein yields MAHHVNKKIYGNLIDRINRLPQGANPSQLLYQILEILFTKEEAQLISLLPIKPFSVQKASQIWKMNLCKTQIKLDKLCDKALLIDIEQNGKSVYVLPPPMAGFFEFSMMRIRKDIDQKLLSELFYQYLNVEKDFVKNLFTQGETQLGRVFVHEPALSSEVSLQVLDYERASKVIKNATHRAVSMCYCRHKMHHIGKACNNPIDICMTFNISAASLIKHKNARSVDVEECMDLLQQAYDHKLVQFGDNVREQVNFICNCCGCCCEALLAAKRFAIFNPVHTTNFIPEIDDQSCNGCKKCVNICPVEALHLIPKDISGNKQKNIATLNANLCLGCGICIRSCPNNALKLRHRETKILTPLDSMHRVVVMAIERGTLQDFIFDNRVLFSHRAMAAVLGVFFKLPLIKRILANRQLKSRYLEKLTKRIKY; encoded by the coding sequence ATGGCTCATCATGTAAATAAAAAAATCTATGGCAATTTAATTGACAGGATCAATCGACTTCCGCAGGGAGCCAATCCTTCTCAATTGTTATATCAAATATTAGAAATTCTTTTCACAAAAGAAGAGGCTCAATTAATATCCTTATTGCCAATAAAACCCTTCTCAGTTCAAAAAGCCTCCCAAATCTGGAAAATGAATCTTTGTAAGACACAAATAAAATTAGATAAATTGTGTGACAAAGCCCTTCTTATTGATATCGAACAAAACGGCAAATCCGTTTATGTTTTACCCCCGCCAATGGCTGGTTTTTTTGAATTTTCAATGATGCGGATTCGAAAAGACATTGATCAGAAACTATTAAGCGAGCTGTTTTATCAATATTTGAATGTTGAAAAAGATTTTGTAAAAAATCTTTTTACTCAGGGAGAAACACAGCTGGGGCGTGTTTTTGTTCATGAACCGGCTTTGTCTTCTGAGGTATCATTACAAGTGCTGGATTATGAGCGTGCGTCAAAAGTCATAAAAAATGCAACTCACAGAGCTGTCAGTATGTGCTATTGCCGACATAAAATGCACCATATTGGAAAAGCATGCAATAACCCGATAGATATTTGCATGACTTTTAATATTTCCGCTGCATCTTTAATAAAGCACAAAAATGCACGCAGTGTTGATGTTGAAGAATGTATGGATCTGTTACAACAAGCTTATGATCACAAGCTTGTTCAATTCGGCGATAATGTAAGAGAGCAGGTGAATTTTATTTGCAATTGCTGCGGATGCTGCTGTGAGGCATTGCTTGCTGCCAAACGATTTGCCATATTCAACCCTGTTCACACAACAAATTTTATCCCTGAAATTGATGATCAAAGCTGTAATGGATGCAAAAAATGCGTAAATATCTGTCCGGTTGAAGCATTGCATTTGATTCCAAAAGATATTAGTGGAAACAAACAAAAAAATATTGCAACATTAAATGCGAATCTGTGTCTCGGATGCGGCATTTGTATCCGGTCATGCCCAAACAACGCCTTGAAATTGAGACACAGAGAGACAAAGATTCTAACCCCTTTGGATTCAATGCATAGAGTTGTAGTGATGGCAATTGAACGAGGCACATTACAAGATTTTATTTTTGACAACCGTGTGTTATTCAGCCACAGGGCAATGGCTGCTGTTTTAGGTGTTTTTTTTAAACTTCCTTTAATCAAAAGAATCCTGGCCAACCGGCAACTAAAATCCAGATACCTTGAAAAGTTAACAAAACGTATAAAATATTAA